The following is a genomic window from Bacteroidales bacterium.
ACTTTTCGGAGTGGACTCATTGTTCTATTGTTGAAATACAACAAGTAATATTTAAAATCTAATAATAGAACAATTTAGCGAAGCTATCTCACTGCCTGTTCTGATTTTTTCGGGAAACACAATATAAAAAAAATCTGTGAGTAATCGGGCAATGAATACAATTGAACAATAGAGCAATAGAACAATTATTTAATTGTATTTTAGGTTTATGCCGTGAATGGTTACAAACTTACTAATTTTTTAAAACTTGATAAATTTTATTATTTTTTCCGAAAAATATTGTAATAAATAGAAAAATCATTTATTTTTATTTCGGTTATTAGTGAGAATTATTATATGAAAAAAATTTTCAAAAACATTAATCACTCAAAACCGTTATTATACATATAAAGCAGATGGTCTTTAATAAATAAATATCTATTAAAATATTATCTTGAATACTCATGGTACAATAATTTAAATATAATATGCTTAATAATACATACTAATTGTTGTGTATATTAAAAAATTTTATATAAATTTACCAACAAATCAAAAATTAACAATTTATTAACAATTAATTAACAAAATTTTAACAACTATTTATTAACCTAAATTCAAAATTTATGAGAAAATTTACTCTGCTACTTGCACTACTTGTTTTTATAGGTATGCAAGTGGTTAATGCACAAAAAACGATCACCGGTACGGTTACCAGCTTAGATGATGGTACAACCCTGCCTGGTGTAGCTGTTGTTGTTAAAGGTACAACTACCGGTACAATTACTGATGTTAACGGTAAATACTCTTTAGATGTACCTGAAGATGCAACAATACTGGTTTTCAAATACGTCGGTATGGTTACTGAAGAGATGGAAATAGGTGCCAATAAAATTATCGACTTAAGTATGGTCCTTGATATTATGGGACTTGATGAAGTTGTTGTTACGGCATTTGGTATAACCAGAGAAAAAAAGGCTCTTGGTTATTCTGTTCAGGAACTTGATGGAGATGAATTTACTAAAGCTCGTGAAGCTAACATGGTTAATTCTCTTTCAGGAAAAGTTGCTGGTGTAAACGTTACAAATACTTCCGGTGCTGTTGGTTCATCATCAAGGATTACCCTAAGAGGAGCTTCCTCTATAACAGGGAATAATCAGCCACTATTTATAGTTGATGGCGTACCCATTGATGACGGTAATTATGGTAATGCTGATTCTTATGGAGGTTTTGACCTTCCGAATGGTATTTCCGATATTAGTCCGGATGATATTGAATCAATATCAGTTTTGAAAGGACCTAATGCTGCAGCACTATACGGATTAAGAGCTGCTAATGGTGTTATTGTAATAACTACAAAATCAGGTAAACAACAAGTAGCAGGACAAGGAGTTGGAATAACATTCAACTCATCAACTTCATGGGAAAATCCATTGGTTCTACCTTCTTTCCAAAATTCTTACGGACAGGGTGGAAGTAAAGACAAATTCGAATGGATTGACGGAACTCTTGGCGATGGCGGTGTTGATGAAAGTTGGGGTCCACCATTAGATGTAGGTCTTTCTTTTACACAATGGGATTCTTATAAAGTTAATGGTGCACCACTTCCATGGGTATCACATCCTGATAATATTAAAAATTTCTTTGAAACTGGACTTACAACTAATAATAATTTGTCATTTACAGGAGGAACAGAAAATATATCTTATCGATTATCAACAGGAATGATGAATCAAACAGGTATTATTCCAAATACTGATTTTACAAAATATAATATAAGTGGAAAATCTTCTATTAATTTTACTGAAAAACTGAAAGCAGGATTTAATGTTAATTATATTAAGTCGGAAAGTGGCAATCTGCCTACCGGAGGTTATACAGGTGAAAATCCTGTTCAGCAAATGATTTGGTCTGGTAGAAATGTTGATTTTGAAGCTTTAAAAGATTATGAGAATTTACCACTCGCAGATCCTGGCACACCAGCTGTAGGTACTCCAATTAACTGGAACACACAATTCCAAAATAATCCATATTGGGTACTTGATAATAATTTAAATAAAATGAAAAAGGACAGGCTTATTGGTGGTTTTAATTTATCTTATCAAATAGCTGATTACCTAAGCATTTCAGGAAAAACAGGTATTGACCATTGGTCAATGATTACAAAAGAAGAAAAAGCAGTAGGTACTAATATTGATGATTTTCGTTATGGTTATTATAGACAAATAGCAAGAAACCGAACAGAAATTAATTCTGAATTATTAATATCATTTAATAAAAAATTTACAGAAGACATTGATTTTAATCTAAATTTTGGTGGTAATAGAATGTATAGAAAATATGATAGATTGACAGGAATTGCTCCTCAATTAGAATTAGAAGGTGTTTATAACCTATCAAATGTTAGATCAGGAGTTCCTGTTACATTAACTAATTTTCTTGAGGAAAGTAAAATCAATAGTATTTATGGATTTGGACAAGTTTCTTATAAAGACGCCATTTTTCTTGATTTCACAGGAAGAAATGATTGGGCAAGTGTATTACCAATAGATAATAATTCTTTCTTCTATCCTTCGGTAACTTTAAGTGCTTTAATAACAGAATTTGTTGATATTGATCCAAATATGTTAACTTTCTTAAAAGTTAGAGGTGGTTGGTCTAAAGTTGGTAGTACAGGAGCGTTAGACCCTTATGATATTCAACAAACTTTTAGTTTTAGAAACCCTACTAATGAGCCGCCTAACGGTGGACCATGGGGAACTGTTTTATTACCATTTACTGATTTGGTTTTAAGCAATCCTACTCTTAAATCAGAGACGACAACAGGTATTGAATTAGGTATTGATGCAAGATTCTTAAGTAATCGTATTAGATTAGACCTTACTTATTTTAACCAGAAAAGTACTGATTTACTTGTTCCTGTTGAAATTTCAGCAGCATCAGGATACATTCAAGCTTGGGATAATGTGGGCGAAATGGTAAATAAGGGGTTTGAAATTCAACTTGGTATTACTCCTGTAAAAACCAAAGACCTGAAAGTTGACCTTGATCTTAATTTTTATAAGAATAATAATGAAGTTACATCTCTTGGAGGCTTAGATGCATTGATTCTGGGAGGACAGTGGAATGTTGATTTACAAGCACGTGTAGGTGAGCCTTGGGGTGTTTTATTTGGCCCCGGCTATTTAAAAGATGATAATGGTAATATTATTCATGAAAATGGTATTGCTCAAGTTGACGATGATTACAGAATATTGGGTAATATTGCACCAGACTGGAGAGGTGGTGTTACTTTGAATGTTTCTTACAAAAGTTTTACATTCAACACAACAATTGATGCTAAAATGGGTGGAGATGTTTATTCAATGACAACTACCTGGGGCAGATATGCCGGTATATTGGAAGAATCTTTATATGGAAGAGAAACCGGTATTATTGGAGATGGAGTAATGCAAATTGGAACTGATGCAAATGGAGACCCTATTTATGGACCAAATGACGTAGTAGTTACAGCTAAAGCATATAATCAGTCTGCTTATGATAATTCTGTAGCTGAAGGTTCGGTTTTTGATGCTTCGTATATAAAATTACGACAGATAATAATAGGTTATGACTTCCCTAAAGAATGGTTTGCTAATCTTCCTATTTATAGAGCATCTTTCTCTCTCGTAGGACGAAATCTTGCTATCCTATTTAAGAATGTACCTCACATTGACCCTGAAACTTCTTTCAGTAGCGAGAATGCTCAGCAAGGTATTGAATTTGGTCAGTTGCCTTCTGTAAGAAGCTATGGTTTCAATATTAATATTAACTTTTAAATTATAAAACATATTATAAAATGAAAAAAACAAAAATTTTAATATCAACAATATTATTAGGATTATTTTTTATTACAGCTTGTGATAAAGATTTCGAAGAATTAAATAAAAATCCTAATGATGCTACGGAAGTATCTTCCGGTCTTATTACCGCTGATGTGGTAAGAAATCTAGGCAATTCATTATACAGCACTTTTTGGGGTGGTGATATGGGTTCATGCTGGTCTCAGCAATGGGCAAAAGTTAATTACGAAGAAGAAGCAAGATATAAACCACGTGAAAGTGTTATAGAAGGTACAATATGGAAAAGATTATACGAAGATGTTATCTCTGATGCACATATTATGGAACAACTTGCAATAGCAGAAGGAAATAGTAATATGCAAGGTGTTGCTTTGGTTATGCAAGCTTATACTTATTCAATTTTAACCGAAACTTTTGGTATGATTCCATTTTCTGAAGCAATGCAATCTGCTGAGGGAAATTTTACTCCTGTTTATGACAGTCAGCAAGATGTTTATAACGGCATTTTTGCTATGCTTGATAAAGCTGATGGTTTATTTTCAGCAACAGGTGGAACTATTACTGCTGCTTCTGACATCCTTTATGGAGGTGATTATACAGGATGGCAAAAATTTGCTAATACTTTAAAATTCCGTTTAAAGATGAGAATTTCTCACAAGGTTGATGTATCAACCGATTTGCAGGATATATTGGATAACAAGTCTGTTTTTACTTCAAATAGTGATGAGGCAAAATTAATCTATTTATCTGCAGCTCCAAATGCAAATCCTATATATGAATCACTTGTATTAGGTGCCAGATTCGAATATAAGGTAAATAAAGTCTTAGTTGATATGCTTGTTAACCTTAACGACCCAAGATTAGCAGTATATGCTGAGAAAAACGGCGATGGTGAATATAGAGGTAAACCTTCAGGAATTGATAATGTTCCTAGTACTGACTGGAATTATGAAAATGTTTCTGCCGTAGGTGATTTATACACACAGCCAGAAACTCCTGCAATATTTATGTCATATTCGGAATTTATGTTTTTAAAAGCTGAGGCTGCTCTTAAAGGTTATATTACAGGTAATGCCCAAACTTTCTATGAAAATGGTGTAGCGGCTTCATTTACCACAAACGAAATAAGTTCCAGTTATGCTGCTTATATTACTCAAGCTACTGTTGCTACTGCTACACTACAAAATGTTGCAGAACAAAACTGGTTAGGATTATACTGTCAGGGTATTGAAAGCTGGACTGAATGGAGAAGAACAGGTTATCCTGTATTAGTAATTGCTATTGAGGCTGTTGAACCTGAAATTCCATCAAGATTATCTTATCCTGAAATCGAATTATCAGTTAATAAAACAAGTTGTGAAGCTGCCATTTCAGCACAAGGTGGTGATAATCTTACTACTAAATTCTGGTGGTTAAAATAATACTTAATAAAATTTAAAATTATACAATTATGAAAAAAATATTTTATATTAGTTTTTTAGTTATACTGGGGCTTACTTTTTTGCAATGCGACAAGGAATATGATGACCTCGTTACAGAAAATGCAAAAACCGGTGGGCTACTAGACATAAGCCCCGCATCTATAAATTATGTAGTTGGCGATAATAAAGCTTATTCATATGATCTTTTTGTTTATCAAAGTCCCGATTGTCAGGTTAAAACAATAAAGACATATAAATCATTATATAGAGTACCTGTTGCATGGAGCGATCCTGATGATACAACTCACACAACAGCCGATTCAATACCAGAAAAATGGTCAGATGAGGTGCTTGAAGAAACAATCAATGTTACTAATAAGAATCCTCATTCGGTATCAGTAACTGCTTTGGATTTTGCAGGTTTAACTGCAAACCTTACAATTACCGGTGATTCTATTCCTGTTTCTGATGGAAATATGAGAATTGGAGATTACTTCAATTTTGTAATCGAAGTAATTATGGATGACGGTACAAAATACAAACAAGCAAAACCGGTAAAAATGACAATATCTACAAGGTTTGCCGGAACATATACATTTGTTGAAGGAGTCTATTATAGACTTAATGTATTATCCAGCTCAGGTCATTATTGGGAACCTGAATATGTTATTGAATCAATAGATGCAAAAACCTATTTAATGAATGGGGTATGTGCATGGATGGATCAAACATTATACTTTCAGGTTGAAGATGACGGAACAATTACATATCCTGCTAGTTGGGCTGGCGTTGACCAGATTATTAATGACGAGCCATTAATTACTTGCGCAAATGATCTTCTTGATTTGGCAAATGTATATTGTAGTACTTCTAATTACGTAGTTAAAGATGATGTGGATGGTAAAGATCAATTAGTTATGTCATTTGGTTATTACACTGGTGGTTCCGGACCGAGAGAATTTTATCAGATTCTGCAAAAAAAATAGTAAAGTAAATTTATAAACTTTAAAAATAATTAAATATGAAAAAAATAATTAAATATAATTACATTGTCTTGCTGGCTATGTTTTTTTTAATTTTCTCTTGCGAAAAAGATGATTATACTGATCATAGCACATTAAAACCCACCAAGCCTACTATTACAATTAGCGGGATTGATGCTGGAGGATACAATTTTGTAGAGCAAGATACATCGTTTACATTTGATGTAACTTTATCGACAGCACAGATTAGTGATATTGTTTTATATATCACACAAATTTCTGGTAATGCTACAATGGGTGATGATTATAAGCTTGAGAAAACCAAGGTAACCATTTCTGCATATACACTCAGTACAAAGGTAAAGGTTTTTATTCTTTCGGATGATCTGAAAGAAGAAACTGAAACTTTTAAACTTCAGATTGGCGATGAAAGAACAGCAAATGCTAATATTACTCCGGTAACTGTAGAGTTCACAATTGGCAATGCAACAAGTCCTTCACTAGTTGCTGACTTAAGTTGGGAAACTGATGTATTGGATGCTATTGGATTAGATCTTGACCCTGACGAAGTTGCTGACTTAAGATTGGTGATTATTGATGTAATACCTGGTGAAACTGACACTATTGTTGCAGTAGTAGATGGTGGTTCATTTGAAACCTATAGTGGTTTTAATACTTTACATGATGGAGACTACATAATTGCTGCTGACTTTTATTCAACTATTAATGCAGGAGATTATAATGAAATTGTTACGATTGATTTAGAATTAATATTTAACCAATCAGGTGTAATAAATGACACGACATTTAATTTTCCTGCTGCTATGACAAATGCAACTCCTTGTTCAGCATATAGAACTAATCTCGCTACTGTAAATAAAGCTGGTTCAACATTTACATTAGTAAAAGATGTTTCCTACAGTTGGAGTGCTGAATTAGCTGACCTTGCAGGAGGATGGAATGGTGTAGATGCCAGTACAGTATTGTGGGATGAACCAAGCCAGGTTTCAACAACAGTTAATGGTACTGAATTAGAAATTAGCGGTTTAGGCTATGGATGGATGTATAATTTTTGGGGTGAAGAAGTAATTAGTTCAAACACTATTAATTTAGTATTCGATTGGGAAGTACATGGTGCAGTTTCAATTCCTCAACAAGCTTATATTATTACTTTATATGATGGGTCTGAGTATCCATATGATATTGTTGGAACGGGTACATTTAATACCTGTGGTAAGTATCCTGAATTGGTATTTGAGTATGATATGTTACAGGATGGCTGGAGTACTGCTGGATGGTGCTATGCTAATGGCTATTTAACAACAGAATTATTTGTTGCTAAATTAACTCTTGATCCTTCAGGGAAATGGAAAGCTACTAATACCGGTAATACCAAAATGTGTTCTAAAAAACCCACAAGATAATTTTATTCTGAATTAATAAAAAAAAGCTGTCTCAAAAGAGGCGGCTTTTTTTTTGCTCTAAAATTATATCTAATAGATTACATTTTTTTAAGAGGAATATACATAAAATATAATCTTTTTATTAAATTTATAATAATTATATAATTTAATTTAATTAATGTTTTCAGAAAAGAATTTAATACGGAAAGAATTACCCGATTTGCTTAATAAAGCACAAAATTCGTTTGCAATACTTAATAATGAAGGGCAAATATTATTAGCAAATCAACATTTTTATAAATTATATGGTTATACAAATAATGAATATTCTAAGAAATTTGGGAACATAGTCTTTAGCTTATCAAATAATGAAGAATACAGTAATATATTTAAACAATTAGAATTAAATAATGGTTCTGTTGATTATATTACAAATTGCGAGAGAAAATCAGGCGATATGATATGGTTACAAACTACCCTGACACCTATAATTGATAAAAACGGAGAACTTGAAAAAATTATTGCAGTTGAAACAGATATTACACATTTGAAAGAAATTGAAGTTGACCTGAATCAGAAAAATGAACATATGCTGTCTCTTACTGAATATTTAGAGGATGTAAATGCTGAGTTAGAGGCACAAAAAATTGAAATTGATAAACAAAAGCAAGCTATCGAAGAAGAAAAACATAAATCAGAAGAATTATTATTAAATATATTACCAAAAGAAGTTGCTGCACAATTAAAATCGAAAGGAAGAGCCAAACCTCGCCATTATAAAAATGTTACAGTAATGTTCACTGATTTTAAGAACTTTACAAAATTATGTGAAAATCTTGAACCAAAAGAACTTGTTAATATTCTTCATTCGTATTTTGCTACCTTTGATGATATTGTCAGGCATCATTTTATTGAAAAAATAAAAACTATCGGAGATGCATATATGTGTGCGGGAGGTTTACCTCTACGAAACAAAAGCCACCCTATTGATGCAGTATTAGCTGCTCTTGAAATTCAGCAATATATGAATAGTTTAAATGATTCAAAAGTACTGGAAAATATACCGGTTTGGGAATTACGATTAGGAATACACACAGGAGAAGTAATTGCCGGTGTAGTCGGGAAACGAAAATTTGCATATGATATCTGGGGAGATACTGTTAATATTGCCAGCAGAATGGAATCCGCAGGGCATGTAGGAATGATTAATATTTCCGGCACAACTTATGAATATATTAAAGATTATTTTAATTGTGATTATCGTGGTAAAATAGAGGTAAAAAATAAAGGGAAAATTGACATGTATTTTGTAAATGGTATTATGCCTGAATTATCTTTTAATGGTCTTGGTAAAATCCCAAATGAAGAGTTTATTAAAATATTAAGTAAGATATAGTGACTCAGGTTTAAAAGTGTGGGTAGTAATTTTTTTTTTGAAATTTCCCCTTAGAAAAGGGGGTTAGGGGGATTGAAAAAAATATACTCAAAAAAAATCTATATCTTTAAATCAATAATTAACTATGCAAGACAAATCAAATTATAATAAAAAACTAAAATATTATTCGCGAAAGTTAACCCGCTTTATTCATACAAAAGCGAAGCGAATTGGATGAATGTGTGATGGATAGTGGGAAGCAAAGCGAGAAATCCCGATTTAGTAATACCCAAATTTGGGGTTGTTTAAACATACAAATTTGTTGGTATTACTTAATCGTAGAAAATTCGTGAATTTTCCGGGTTAAGAAATGATTCAACAAAAGGCGAAATAATACTGTGGAAAAAAGTATTAAGGAATAGAAAGTTTTATGGGTATCAATTTAATAGACAATATGCTATTGGTAACTATATTGTTGATTTTATTATCAGAAAATTAAAATTAGTTATTGAGATTGATGGATATTCACATAATTTCACTTTAGAAAGAGATATTGCAAAAGATAAATATCTAAAAAAAATTGGATATACTGTATTAAGGTTTCAGGAAAAAGAAATATATAAAAATATAAATAATGTTATAAAAACATTAGAACAATATTATTATGAATTTACCAATCAATCCCCCCAACCCCCTTTTCAAAGGGGGAATACGGAATTAGCAATTTTATGGAAATAATATTAAACCGTCATTAATATTGTAAAATTAATTTTTATTCACTCCCCGTACTTTTGAACTTGAGCCAAAATCGGTATTAGCTTTAAACATATTGATTAGTTACAGTTATTCAAGCTTCAAATCAACATTACCAATACCTGCTCTTATATGAATATTTAATGTAACCTCAGTATCTCCATATACATCATTTTTATATGTATTCCCTTTCTTTATAAAATCATCAGCTTCTATTTTTGCAATACCCCTTTTTACTGATACTTTAGTTCCAATATTTTTTGGTAAGATCAATGTAAACTGCCCAATTCCACCTTCAATACTTGCATCTAAATCAGTAGAAATATCACCACTTAAATCAATAGTAGTCTCTCCAACTCCCATTTTTAAATTAAGCTCTGATAATTTCCTGCTATTTTTAAGGTCAACAAGAACACTACCTGCACCCAATTTTATATCAAGATTTTCCAAAAGTAAATTACCAAGATAAAGGTCTCCATCACCGGCACCAAATTTCAGGCTTAAATCCATTGGAACCTTATTGCTTAAATGTATGTCCCATACATTTTTTATATTAATATGCTCTTCATCATCGTCTGTTTTTGGAATTTTTGCAGGAAGTATTTTTAGTACCCCAAGACTATCAATAACTTCATACCTAACACGAGGTTTCCAATCCTCATTATTATAAGCAAAAGCTGCTTTCAACAATGAAACAGAATCTTCCTTAATTAATAATTTCCCTGCTGACATTATTATTTTTGTATTTACTTTTTCAACATTATCAAGGCTTATTACTTTTGTTTCTTTTATTAATTCGGTTTCATCATTGCCCCATGATTTACTAAATTTTTTCTTACATGTTTTGTTATCATAATTATATGTACAACCGGATATAATTGTAAGTACCGAAATAATTATCATTAATGATTTAATTTTTTTTAAATTTTTCATAATAAAGTTTTTTAGTTATGATTTATTTACTTTTATCAGGAAATGGTGGTACTGGTGGAAGTTCGGGCTTATTTTCCTTAAGTTCTTCCAAAATCAGTTCAATAGCTTTATTTAATTGCTGGTCTTCTCCTGCATATTCTTTTGCAGGGTCGTTTACTATCACAATATCAGGTTCAACACCATATCCTTCAATTATCCATCCACTTCCATCAGCTGCATAAGGTGCAAGCATTGGAGTTCGGAGAGTGCCTCCATCAATAAATGGTAATGAACCCCTAATTCCGACAACTCCTCCCCATGAACGTGTTCCGATAATTTTACCGAGATTGTTTTTTCTAAACCTATAAGCTACTAAATCACCATCAGATGCAGAATAACAATCAAGTATCATGATTTTTGGACCTAATATCATACCTCCCGGACTGGTTCTCGGATATAATGATTCACCCCTCATATTTACATAATCTAATTGCCTTCTGAGTCTTTCAATTACCATAGGTGAAACATTTCCTCCTCCATTTCCCCTGTTATCGATGATTAAGGCTTTCTTTGATAATTGTGAATAAAAAGTTCGTGCAAACTGATTTAACCCATAACTAACCATATCCGGCAAATGTATATAACCAACTTCATTATTTGTTGCTTCATTAACTTTTTTAATATTATTTAAAACCCAGTTATGGTAATAAAGTTCGTGTTCATTATCAATAGGAACTACAATAACATTTTTACTACCTGATTCTTCGGGTTTTGAATTTATTGTTAATTCAACCTGTTTGTCAGCCATATTAACCAATGATTCATAAATATTTTTCATATTTTTGGTTGATTCTCCGTTAACAGCAATAATAAAATCTCCTTCTTTTACATTAACACCAACATCTTCTAAGGGTGAGCGTAGTCTTTTATCCCAGTTTTCACCTTTAAGGATTTTTTCAATTTTATAATATCCACTCGAATGATGACTAATTTCACAGCCTAACAATCCCATTGGTATTCTTTCAGGTAAAGGGCGGTCGCCATTTCCTGTATATGCATGACCAACACTAAGTTCACCAATTAGTTCTCCTATAATATAATTCAAATCAGCCCTGTGATTTACATATGGTAATAAAGCTGCATATTTGTTTTTCATAGCTTCCCAATCAACACCATGCATATTTGATGCATAAAAGAAATCTCTCATTTGCCTCCAGCTTTCATAATAAACTTGATCCCATTCAGCTTTTTTATCAACTAAAATTTTCATGTTTGATAAATCAACTTTGTTTTCAGTTTTTATTTTTGATGATGGAAGTTTCTCAATATAATAGTCATTACCTTTTTTAATCATCATTTTTTTATTATCGGCTGATATTTCAAATGATATATCTGTTCCAATTGAAGTTTCTTTATTTTCTTTCAGGTCAAAGAATTTTACTGAATAAGTTTTGGAATTATGAGCCCTTTCACAATAATAGATTTTATTATCAACTACATTAATATTCCAATAATTAGATGCTTTAACAGGTAAACTTATCATTCTGTCGCTAATACCTTCCAAATCAATTTTTATTTGTTCAATTTTTTCGTCTTTAGTCTTTTTAGTATCGTTTTCAGAATCTCCATTTATTTTAACTTGATCATTTTTTGGAGCCAATGGTGAAGGAGTATTTTTATTGAGAGTCATCAGGTATATTTTGTTCATATCTTTATAAGCAAAATTCCATTCAACATCATTCCATATCGGACTAAAGTCGCGACTTGATGTAAAAACTAAATATTTTCCATCATTACTAAATGTTGGACGGGTTGAATAATACCAACCTTGTGTAATTTCTGTTATACTTTTATCCTGAATATTGTATAAACAAATAATATTCTTTTTATTTATTTCACTTCTTGAGTATACAATCCATTTATTATCAGGCGACCAGTCAAAACTTCCGATTGAACCAGCTTCTGATTTATCTACTATTCTTATTTCATTTGTTTCAATATCAATATATTGAAGTTTGAATTTTTTATCGTTCCATAGAATTTTTTTACTATCAGATGACCATTTAAGATTAAATTTATAAATATTAGTATTTTTTGTTAGCTGTACAGGTTTAGAAATACCATCCTGTTTGATAATATAAATCTCATCCTCTCCGGTTTCATCAGAAATATAAGCTAGATATTTTCCATCAGGTGACCATTCAGGATTTCTATCATGAACTCCGGATGATTTTGTAAAGTTTTTTGTAATACCGCTTTTTGCAGGGACAGAATATATATCCCCTCTTGCTCCGAAAAGTGCCCTATTACCATCAGGAGAAATGCTATAATAATTAATATTTTTACTTGCATCTTTTATTTCGTTTCTGCTACTAATAAAATCATCTGTAATTTGAATAGAAATTTTTTCATATTTTTCTGTCTGCAAGTCAAGAACATAAATATAACCTGCATTTTCAAAAATAATTGATTTATCTCCAAGCGAAGGAAACTTTATGTCATATTCAGTAAAATTGGTAACTTTTTTAATTTCTTTTGTTTGAATGTCATAAACAAAAAGGTTCATAATACGCTCTCTATCCGAAGCAAAATATATTTTGTTTTTGTGCCACATCGGGAAAATATTCTGAGCATCATTATTTGTAATATTAACTGTTTCTTTTGTTTCAAAGTCAAATATCCATACATCATCAGCCATTCCACCTTTATAATATTTCCATGTTCTGAATTCCCTGAAAATTTTATTATAGGTTAATTTTTTACCATCCGGTGAGTATGAACAAAAACCACCTGTAGGAAGAGGTAACCCTTCAGAAAGCCCACCATTTATGGAAACATTAAATAAGCAACCGATAAATGAATTATATGATTGTTTTCGTGAACGATAAGTTATATTTTGCCCATCATTTGTCCATGCCATAACAATATTGTTCGGACCCATTCTATCTGAAATATCATCACGGCTAAGTGTGGCAGTATATGTTAATCTTACCGGTTTCCCACCTTCTGAGGGCATCAGATAAACTTCAGTATTTCCATCATATTGACCTGTAAAAGCAATATTTTTTCCATCAGGTGAAAACTTTGCAAACATCTCAAAACCAATATGGTTTGTTAATTTTCTTGCAAGACCGCCAGAACTTCCAACACTATACAAATCACCTGCATACGTAAAAACAATTTTGTTTCCGTTAATTGTAGGAAAACGCATTAAACGTGCTTCATCCTGAGATAAGATAATTAGAGGATAAATAAGTAAAAATAAAAG
Proteins encoded in this region:
- a CDS encoding DUF559 domain-containing protein, producing MREFSGLRNDSTKGEIILWKKVLRNRKFYGYQFNRQYAIGNYIVDFIIRKLKLVIEIDGYSHNFTLERDIAKDKYLKKIGYTVLRFQEKEIYKNINNVIKTLEQYYYEFTNQSPQPPFQRGNTELAILWK
- a CDS encoding PD40 domain-containing protein, encoding MIRKITLLFLLIYPLIILSQDEARLMRFPTINGNKIVFTYAGDLYSVGSSGGLARKLTNHIGFEMFAKFSPDGKNIAFTGQYDGNTEVYLMPSEGGKPVRLTYTATLSRDDISDRMGPNNIVMAWTNDGQNITYRSRKQSYNSFIGCLFNVSINGGLSEGLPLPTGGFCSYSPDGKKLTYNKIFREFRTWKYYKGGMADDVWIFDFETKETVNITNNDAQNIFPMWHKNKIYFASDRERIMNLFVYDIQTKEIKKVTNFTEYDIKFPSLGDKSIIFENAGYIYVLDLQTEKYEKISIQITDDFISSRNEIKDASKNINYYSISPDGNRALFGARGDIYSVPAKSGITKNFTKSSGVHDRNPEWSPDGKYLAYISDETGEDEIYIIKQDGISKPVQLTKNTNIYKFNLKWSSDSKKILWNDKKFKLQYIDIETNEIRIVDKSEAGSIGSFDWSPDNKWIVYSRSEINKKNIICLYNIQDKSITEITQGWYYSTRPTFSNDGKYLVFTSSRDFSPIWNDVEWNFAYKDMNKIYLMTLNKNTPSPLAPKNDQVKINGDSENDTKKTKDEKIEQIKIDLEGISDRMISLPVKASNYWNINVVDNKIYYCERAHNSKTYSVKFFDLKENKETSIGTDISFEISADNKKMMIKKGNDYYIEKLPSSKIKTENKVDLSNMKILVDKKAEWDQVYYESWRQMRDFFYASNMHGVDWEAMKNKYAALLPYVNHRADLNYIIGELIGELSVGHAYTGNGDRPLPERIPMGLLGCEISHHSSGYYKIEKILKGENWDKRLRSPLEDVGVNVKEGDFIIAVNGESTKNMKNIYESLVNMADKQVELTINSKPEESGSKNVIVVPIDNEHELYYHNWVLNNIKKVNEATNNEVGYIHLPDMVSYGLNQFARTFYSQLSKKALIIDNRGNGGGNVSPMVIERLRRQLDYVNMRGESLYPRTSPGGMILGPKIMILDCYSASDGDLVAYRFRKNNLGKIIGTRSWGGVVGIRGSLPFIDGGTLRTPMLAPYAADGSGWIIEGYGVEPDIVIVNDPAKEYAGEDQQLNKAIELILEELKENKPELPPVPPFPDKSK